The window CCCCGACACGCTCGCTGATTTCCGCGCGATCGAGTTTCTCCTGTTCCAGGCCAAAGGCGATGTTCTTCCATGCCGTCATGTGCGGGAACAGCGCGTACGACTGGAACATCATGTTGGCCGGACGTTCGTAGGCCGGGATGCCGGCCATGTCCTGGCCATCGATGAAAATGGAACCGGAAGTCGGCGCATCGAAACCGGCCAGCATGCGCAGCAGGGTTGTCTTCCCACAGCCGGATCCGCCGAGCAGACAGAAGATTTCGCCCTGATTGATGCTCAGCGTGACGTTGTTTACCGCAACGAAATCGCCAAACTTCTTGGTGACTCCGTCGAGGCGCACATATTCGTGCACGGTTTCAGCGGCCGGTCTTGAAGCGCGTCCATGATCGCGTCAGAAGACGCGTGAACCCGGGCGTTTCGGCCAGATCCGGCACCAGCCTGGTCTTGACCTCCGCAGAAGGATAGATGCTCGGATCGTTGCGGACTGCCTCGTCCACCAGCCCGTATGAGGCCAGATTGCTGTTTGCATAGTTCACGTAGCTTGAGTTGCGGGCCGCGATTTCCGGCCGCAGCAGAAAGTCGATGAACAGGTGCGCATTCAGCGGATGCTTTGCATCCTTCGGAATTGCGAGCATGTCGAAGAACATGATTGCGCCCTCTTTGGGCAGACCGTAGCGGATCGTGATCCCCTTGCCGGCCTCTTCGGCGCGATCGCGGGCCTGCAGCACGTCGCCCACCCAGCCGAGCGCCAGACAGATCTCGCCATTGGCGAGATCGTCGATGTATTTCGATGAATTCACATAGCGGATCGAGGGTCGTATCTTCATCAGCACGTCTTCTGCGGCCTGGAGATCGGCCGGATCCTCGCTGTTCGCATCCTTGCCGAGATAGATCAGCACGGTGCCCACAACTTCGGACGGAGCATCCAGAACCGCGACACCGCAGTCGGCAAACTTCGACACGACGGCCGGATCGTAGAACATCTTCCAGCTGTCTACCGGGGCATCCGGCATGCGCTGCCTGATCATGTCCACGTTGTAGCCCACGCCGGAAGTACCCCACAGGTAATTGACCGAATACTTGTTGCCCGGATCGTGAAGCGCGACACGGCGCGTGATGTCCGGGTCAAGGTTCTTCAGGTTCGGCAGCAGCGTGGTGTCCAGCGGCTGGAACACGCCGGCGGTGATCTGCCGCTCGAGAAACGAAGCCGATGGCACCACGATGTCGTAACCCGTATTGCCGGCCAGCAGCTTGGTCTCGACCACCTCGTTGGAGTCGAACACATCGTAATTGACGTGAATGCCGTACTCCGCCTCGAATTCCTTGATCACGGCATCGTCGATATAGTCCGACCAGTTGTAGACGTTGAGGACCTTCTCCGCATCGGTCTTTGCCGCGGAAGTCGCAGGCGCCGATGTTGCCGGCGGCGCAGCGCTGCCGGCCTCGGGTTTCGGGCCGCCGCAGGCGCCGAGCAGCAAGGCGATGGCAAGTGCAATACCAGTCTGGCGTGTAGCGCTGTACATGTCCGATCTCCCCCGATGCGGTTTCGAATCCCTGCAGATTCCGGTCTTTATAGCGCAGCCATCCCGCCGGGGAAAGGCAGCTGTCCGGTACGCCCGGAGCGCATCGATCGCCTGCCGCTTTTGCCATGGAACGTGCTACCTTTTGCGTTGCTTCAAACACCGCTTCAGGGGGAATATATGCGCAGTCTTTCAGTCTTCCCGGCACTGGTCATCCTTGGCATGGTGACGGTGGCCCAGGCGGAAGTCACCGGTACCGCAGCGGTGACCTCCGACTATGATTTCCGGGGTGTCTCGCTGAGTGCCGAAGACCCGGCAATCCAGGGCAGCATCGATTACGCCCACGAGAACGGCTTTTATGCCAGCGCCTGGGCGAGCACCCTTGATTACGGCTCCGATTACGACGGCTCGCTCGAACTGGATCTCAGTGCCGGTGTTTCCGGCGAAACGGAGGTCGGCATCGGCTGGGATGTCGGGCTGGTCTGGTACACCTATCCGGGCAGCAACTCATCCGACACCAGATCGAAGATCGAGGACTATGGAGAAGCCTATCTGGGCGGCAGCTACAAGATGTTCGATGCCAAGGTCTGGTATGCCGACGACTATGGCGATACCGGTGACAGCGCCTGGTACACCGAACTCAATGCCAGCTTCGATCTGCCGGCCGGCCTGACACTGGGCCTGCATTTGGGCCAGAGCTTCGGCGACTACTGGGACGCGGTTGCCGACGCTGCAGAAAGTGACCTTGAAACGACCGGCATCGACGGTGACTACACGGACTGGTCAATCGGTCTGGGTTATACAGTCGGCAACTTCGACCTGAATCTGCGCTATGTCGATACCAACACGGATTCAGAGCTGCAGGTCAACAACGACGCCTTTGCCAATGACAGCCGGGTAGTCTTTACGGTATCAACCGGCTTCCCCTGGACGAACTGATGCGACGGCAATAACGGCAATCGGGGTGTGCCCCTAGCGGGCCGCCCCGAATTCCTTCTTGCAACTGGTGCAGGCAGGTGCTGTCATCAGCGGCTTGTACAGGGCACCGTCCAGCGCAGCCGACCAGAACCAGCGGTTACCGCAGTCCGGACAACGGATATGCAGGCAGCCGAAAGCGTAACCGACGACCGCGAGGATGGTGCCCACCGTCCACGACATCCCGGCGCCCTCGAACAAGGGCACAAAACTCCCGGCCAGCAGCAGAAGCATGGCCAGCGCCAGCTTCCAGAATTGCCCTGTCCGCGTCACCACTGAATCCGGAAACATCAACCCCCCTGCTGCCAGCTACTTGCCGGCCTGAATCAGACTGCGCTTCAACCCGACCGGCATGCGCTTGATTGCCGCCTCACGTCGCAGCGCCGCACTTCGGTCCTCCGCCGACTCGCAGTGCACCAGTTCGACCGGGCGACGCGAGCGGGTATAGGCACTGCCCTTCCCGGCATTGTGCTGCCCGATGCGTGCATCGAGATCCCTCGCAATTCCGGTGTACAGACTCTGGTCCGCACACCGCACAATATAAACGTGCCACATCGCGCTGGCTGGCGTTCCTGTCACAAAACAACGGCAACGAGCTTATCGGAAGCGGCCATGCCCGGGCAAAGTCCGCAGCCGCTCGCAAGAAACCTGCGGCCGCTCAGTGCTCGCTGGCACTCCCGTCCTGCCGGCTGGGCTCGATACCGAGCAGCCGCAGCAGTCGCGCCGCACGCTCGCTCCCGGTGGTCAGCCAGAGATCGTACAGCCGCAGGATATCGCTGTCCCGGCTGGATCCAGCCACATCGCTGTCCCGGCTGGATCCAGCCACATGGCGAACTTCAGTCAGTACGTCGACGAGGTCCACAAAGCGTGCCGAGAGTTCCGCATAGACGGGAGCGATCGCCCGCCCGCGCGTGCTGGATGGCAGGGACACGGCGAGGCAATGGTACGCACCACCCCCCATGCGCGCGTAGTAATTGATGCCAACCGGTGAGCGGTCAAGGCAACCTGCCATGAAGCCGGCCACAAACAGCGCGACATCGCCGAGCCGGCGCAGCGCCATGTTGCGCTCGTCACCCGACGGCGCCCCGGCAGCATCAGCCAGCATGAGCGCCAGCGGCTGCAGACGCGGGCCTGGCGGCATCTGGTCGTATAGCGCTTCGGAACGGACAAACATGGTCAGCAGATTGACCACGTAGTGTGCCGTATGCGCATCCACCGCGACCTTGTTCGAAGCCATCGCCGCATCCACCGAGTCGCGAAAGAATTCCTGCAGACTTGGCACCGGCACCAGTTCCGGCTCTCGATTCACCGCTGACATGCGCTGGGCTCTCCCCTCGCTGGCATGAAACGGTTATACCGCCAGACTGAAACCGGCTGCGTGATCATCATCACGGGAATCGGAACGCAGGAGCGCCTTCCGTGGGAGCACCATCCGTGGGAGCGCCTTCCGTGGGAGCGCCTTCCGTGGGAGCGCCTTCAGGCGCGATTCTTTTGCCGGAATGTCGCGGCTGAAGCCGCTCCTACCCGCTATCATCACGGGAATCCGGTGTCAGCTGGCCAGGCCTGCACCCGGCTGCCAGGATATTTCGGTGACCTGACAGTCATTGACATCGTGCTCGAAACGGAACGCGACGAATTCATCGGGACGCGCCAACGCCAGGCCGACGACAAAGGACAGCCCGTGACCACGTCCGTTGGTGTCCTGATCGCACTTCACATAGAAAGCACGGCGCGGCGTATCGCCGGCCAGCAGTCCGGCAGACTGTGACTCGGACAGGTAACAGCTGATCTGTTCTGCAACCGCCTGCCAGGTCTCCGGACCCGAGACCTGGATCGCCGCCCAG of the Chromatiales bacterium genome contains:
- a CDS encoding polyamine ABC transporter substrate-binding protein codes for the protein MYSATRQTGIALAIALLLGACGGPKPEAGSAAPPATSAPATSAAKTDAEKVLNVYNWSDYIDDAVIKEFEAEYGIHVNYDVFDSNEVVETKLLAGNTGYDIVVPSASFLERQITAGVFQPLDTTLLPNLKNLDPDITRRVALHDPGNKYSVNYLWGTSGVGYNVDMIRQRMPDAPVDSWKMFYDPAVVSKFADCGVAVLDAPSEVVGTVLIYLGKDANSEDPADLQAAEDVLMKIRPSIRYVNSSKYIDDLANGEICLALGWVGDVLQARDRAEEAGKGITIRYGLPKEGAIMFFDMLAIPKDAKHPLNAHLFIDFLLRPEIAARNSSYVNYANSNLASYGLVDEAVRNDPSIYPSAEVKTRLVPDLAETPGFTRLLTRSWTRFKTGR
- a CDS encoding GIY-YIG nuclease family protein, with the protein product MWHVYIVRCADQSLYTGIARDLDARIGQHNAGKGSAYTRSRRPVELVHCESAEDRSAALRREAAIKRMPVGLKRSLIQAGK